aaatgatatgcaAAACTGGTGAGAAAATTTACCATCTAACCTTTTGGTAAGTCATATTTTCGTATTCGTATAAATTATCGTGAACTAGGTCTACTAGAGTAAGATACGTACAGATACGCACCTTTAACAAGGCAATATACAATGTGGTGAAGGCAAAGGATAACAGTAGCTCAAAGTTATGGAGGACACTTGTTACAAAGTTCTATTACTAGTAACACGTAGCTTTCTAATTTCGTAACGACACTGTGTGTTCCATGTGATTCGGTCTTATTGTTCTTAATTATTTCTACACAGCTTGGCCCCTAAGGATTCGTTTTACATTGgcttttagtttaataatttggTTTGTGATTATTGGAAAGGACATATTGTTCGGTCACCATAAGCTCGGGATATCATATAATGTTTCATTAAATACAGGGGCTAACAAATCTTTCAAGTTTCTGAATGAATGGTCAAATTTGTAAACATATAATCAAAGGTGTCTTTTCTTGCTGAAAGATATTGATTTTTGGTGGGCGATCTGCTAAGGTATCATGAAAAGAATATCATGAACTAGGCTACCAGAAAAGGAAGCGTTAACATCAAAAGATGATTTGTAGGCCAAAGCCAGTTGTTCATCAGCTGTGGAGAGCATGGTAAGGGCCACCCGAAAGGATCGAAATCGAGTAGGACAAGAAGAAACCAGAATTCCCGAACGTCGAACTCTACAAGAATGAGGGACCTATATGGGATTCAATTATCAGAAGGAATCCTCTAGAAGGGCCATACCACAAAAACCATCactaacacaaaaaaaaaaaaaaaaaaaaggNTTGTTTGGGGAATGTAAGATTACAGGGCACAGTGAAAGTCGACCTCTACCAGAAGAGTGACCTTGATCATCAGTAGAGTTCAAGTTCAATATAATGTTTCCTTTCTCGAAAGGAATTATtaaaaacgaaacattatttataacggtttggaaacctcttcctagtagacgcattttaaaaccgtgtggctgacgacgatacataacggacaaaagtggacaatatctgctagcggtgggcttgggctgttataaatggtattatagccaaacaccgggcagtgtgccaacgaggacactgaaCTCCCAAgggaatggattgtgagatcccacatcggttgaaaaggggaacgaaacattctttataagagggGAAACATCTCCCAAGTAGACGTGTTTTCAAACCATAAAGCTGACGGTAAAACATAACaagtcaaaacggacaatatctgctagataTAGGGCACAGTAGAAGTCAAACTCAAAAAATGTGGACTTTTATAGAGGGGATGATCAAGAAAGATCATATTACAAAAGTAAAAAGGCAAGGCAAGGCAGAGGCAGAAAGAAACACAAAGCATTCAAATGGGAAGAAAGCTTTTGGGAGATTAAACAAAACATCCAAGAGggtaattaaacaaaacagaGAAGCATCACATCATAACTAAAGCAAACAAAGAACCAACCACAACCAGACAAGGAATGAATAAACAGCCCTCGATGAACCcaacaagaaaaaacatgaatttcAACTACCAACAGTAGCGTGAGACAAGGTCTTACCTCGATTCTTGACAACAAACAAAGCAGCTGAAAGCTCCAAGTCTCAGACTCTCAATGCAGAGTATGGAGTAACTTTATGACTAACActgtaaaaaaatgttgtggAGAAAGGGGAGAGTCAAACACAAATTTAGACTTTGACCAAAAGTGTAAGAATAATTCTTACCATTTAGCTGACCAAGTTGTCAAACTCCTTCCTTCAAGGGTCAGCATCCTCAATCTTTGCGGATCTCCTGAGGATGACCAAATCAATATCAGATCTCTGTAATAAAGTAATCAGATGAGGAAGATAAGTATGCTTACCAATTGTCAAAGCTTCCACACAATACCTTCCAGTCCATTCTGTCAGTAACGATGTTCCATGCTCGCTGACGAGGAACACGACTGGCACCTCGAAGCGCAGAATCCAACCACCATATCCTTCATTGTAGTCACAAACCAGAGTGATGCAGGATAGATTCTCCCATCCTATTGGGCAACTTAACAAAGAAATTCAGACAAACTAAAACACATTCATTGATCTGGTCAGAAACAACAAACATACTAATGGGTTTGTTTGAGAAACTGCTTTGTCATTGCGTAACATGTTCCACTGAAATTTTGATCCTCTGTTCGTGGAAACAGCCGTAGCAGCAACACTTCATTCTGTCTTTACAGTGCATCAAAACGTTATATGCAAATCAATCCAAAAGGATCGAAGAAGACTTCGGCGTTTGAAATGATTATATCATACTTCCCAAGGAGGTTTATTGGGAAGGAGAAGAGAGGAAGTTCCCCTTCTCATCTCACAAAACAAGTAAGAGATCCCAATTACAATGGGATGGAAGAGAGCTTTACAGAAGCTATCCCTGAAACAAATAAGATTTCAAGAGTGCACGAACTCTAAGATTTTCTCACAAGATCTAGAAGAAGAACACTCAGAGCATGTCTAAATTGAcagaaacaaatgaaaattttgacaacaATGTCATCTTTTGCAGTAGAGTTCGTATAAAACATGGATCAACAGACAACTGTGTAACAATGAACGATACATGTCAGCCATGGGCTGATAAATATGACATTACCACGACGTCGATGGAGAAGATCCATGCCAATGttttcaaatccaaatttctttACACAATATATGCTATGAGTAAATAAATACAGAGCCCCCTCACCAATTCATAATCGTCACTCTCGTCTTCATATTTCCATCCTCTGTTCTTTCTCTTATTCCTAGAAACCAGAAAACCCAAGTAGAACATGTTTCTGAAACTCCAACGATTCTATTCAGAGTGGTTAGCTCGTCCCAAAGAGTCTAGCCCTTCAGTCCTGCTGCGAACAATCCTGTGAAAAACTTCCCTCACCTGCCGCTCCATTGAGTCCAATCCAGTCCTCAGAGTATTACAAACCCCGGTTAGCTCTTGCACTCTCTGTCTCAGCTCTGCTTCTTTCTCCTCAGCCAACGGGAACTGAGCTGCATCGGCCAAATCATTCATGAGACGCGTGCACTTTTCAATCTGATGAATCTCCTTCAACAGCCCACAGGAATTCCTTCGATCTCTCTTCCTGGACTCCTCCACAATTCGATCATGGAGTTGAAGGATTGAAGCCGCCCATGGGAAACTCCGAGGCAACGAGAAATGAACCTGCAAACCCCGATCCTGGCAAGGAATAGCCGCTACCAGCGCCCACATTACAAACAATAACACCATGTTCATGGTGAAAATAGGAACTGCAAGCCCATTAGTAGCCAAAAGCTCAGTCGCTTTAGGGGCCGCCAAATTGTTACCAATCGATTGTAGCTGCCGTGCGGCCGACCACGATCGCGAAACGCTCCATGACAGAGATCGAAAGTGGCCCAAAGACCGTGGATCTTTCGTGACATTGTTCCGTCCGAAAGAACGGTTGCGGTGGGCAAGGAAAGAGGTATGCGAATCTTTCTCATCAAGCATACAGATAGCCAAATCGGTGAGGGCCTTCTTAGCGCGACGAAATTGGCCCTCCCCAAGAGTTTTCTGGTGATTACAATTGTCCAACGCACTGACAACAATCTCCAAGAGCTTCTGCCATTGCCGTAGCTGCTCAACCCCATCACGAATCGCATTACACACATCAAGCGCCTTAACGCTACGCTCCGAATAATCAGCAACCAATCGATCCAATGGAGCTTTAGAGATTAGAGATTTTTGGCTGTCGAGAATGAGCTTAAACTCCTCCTGACAGCACAAAAACGAATCCAAAAGCTTCTGAACCCAAGACAAGGAAAGCAAATCATCAGCACCAACCGACGCAAGCTCTAAGAACCGATCAGCAACTTGCCTCTGAAACCCGTCAAGATCCTGTTCATGAGACGTCGGAGAATCAGTCATAGCGTAAAGCTGATCTCGCCGAACACCCCAAGCAGCCGATGAACCCTGATAATCAGTAGCTGGCATCTTCACACGAAAAAACTCCTTTCACATATCACGAacccaaaaccctaatcgcCAAATTCCCCAACcgaacaaacaaattaaataactcAATCAATAATCCCCCTTCGACCAAATCAAAATTCACAGAACTCCAAAAAGAATTCCCCCCCAATTCAATTCACACCACACCGATCACCCACTCACCTAAATCAACgccaaaatttcaaaccaaGATCCGAATTCAACCGCTAAAATCTAAGAACAgggattagagagagaaaagaaacgaTCGATAGATTGAAAAATATACGATTTGATGAAGAGAAGAACTCGTTTGAGATGGAAAACCTAGCGGCCGCCCCTTTTATTGGGAGAATTCAGGACCGCGTATCTCCCCTACGGcagttgaaattgaaaatcaaattttaacaaattcccttttcttttttttattaatcattaaatattattattttctcaaatagtgtaatataaaattaaggtACCACCGCTATAATACATTAAATGTGAATACGACATCCATCAACCTTACATaatgtatattataaaattttaaggactCATTCAAAATACTCCAACAACTATGTATCTAATTATtacttaaattaaacaaaatgcaacatattttcatttttaattttgtaaattattattaattttgtgagattccacgtaaATGGGAGAGTGGAACAAGTGCGTGCGAGGGTGCTAGGCCccgaatggggtggattgtgagatcccatatcggttggagaagggaacgaagcattttttgtaagggtgtggagtaAGCTTCtcttaaagagtcatgttttaaaaacggtgaggggaagcctgatatggaaagtcaaaagaggacaatatctgctattaGTAggctttgactgttacaaatttGATACGTATTGACGTTAACAAAACATACATGATGTTTACTGACAACAATGATAAAATTTGTTTCAAGAGAAAGAACATATCCGGTAGGGACGAGTTGAtacatgaaatttgatgacTGAGTTAGTATGAGAAATTTAATGCAATAAGATTTTTATATGACCCTTTTAGAATTTTTcgtaatttctttttgaattaGGTTAAAAGAGGACTAGTTTGGACTTCTAACTCGTGTCCAACTAGGGAACCTCAGCTTTGGCCAAGCTTTCCTACTCTCTTATTGGAGGTTAAGCTTCCTTTCGGCTTCCGTCTAACTTTTTTTCTTGGGTCTTTTGTACTTGTTTTTACGGTCCAATACTGCGCCCCAGCCTCGCGTGTTGGAAGTTGCTACATACACTCACTATCCGGCACcggtatccgtaaatgacaCGGGAAGGCCAACGCCTCGATAGAACCcaaatggatggatgttccGAAAGTCCCAATGAGATGAGCGACACGCGGACCCATTCTCGACGGTCTGACAAGTGAGTTTCAGTGGCTGACAACACCCAGGGATGGCATCAAGACATATGGGGCTTCGACCCAAATTTTCgacataattttcttcatgcttttacttattttattaattttatataaaaggggaagaaaattatagctaaactatattaaaaacGTATTTAATTGTGGTATTGATATTTGTAATGTCATCTTTATTTAATGCCTACAAATaattctataatattttttcccatcaaatttaatattaaatttcttgaattaaattaaattaaataagtaCACGTGTCAtctatagaaaaaaaataaatagaataaactaaatttggatttatttaaATGGGGAAAATAATGGAATTTATTTGAGTTAAATAGATGAATGATTGAATCTGACCAGGTGAAGAGAATGTCCTTattatactttatttatttatttatttatttattattattattatatttagaaaagGTCCCTAAGATAAGATACTTGAATGTTTCCACTTTgcttcaaatttcattaataagcACATGTGTATTTAAAtgtgatatttatttaaatatgaaaagaaaaatgtacaATGTATGGAAAAATTATacagatatttatttatttatttatatgagtccttaaataataataataataactttatttctataagccgaataatttttattagattcTCGAGATTTTACGTTAacaattaaatcaatttaaatccTAAACTTTCATATGGATAATAAGgcttttttaaatataccgattaaaataaattttggaaataaatagatggtattaattttttataaatatgagCGATATCTGTCTTTATattctcattttatttataaaaaaaaaataaagaaaattgaaaaaataatacttttatttaaattattttttgccTTCATTAATCaaatcaatataaattatttaaaccaAACTTGGGCACCAAGCTTTTGTTCCTCTGAAAAACTAAAGCAATGTGACAAAAAAAGGCAGactgaaatattttaatgggacaaaaagaaaaaggaaaagaaaaaagaaaaaagaacaaattatttttataggaaaataataataataataataataataattagagtAAAAAATAGAGGTGTGGGACCTTGATATTTTGTTGATAGGAGGCATTTTGTggtcaaaaaaatatatatgattagATATTGCTgataattgaataaataactaattaaataagGGAATGGGGGCTAGAGGTAAGGTGAGGTGGTGTAAAAAGCTAGAAATTGAGGGGTCTAAATGCAAAATGTTTGGAATTGGATTAGTGACTTCTAAgcaagaaatatatatatatatagtcgcCTACCGCCGTATGCTCGAATCTCTGGTCTCTGGCCTCGATTtaaaagaagattttagaaaacaaggacagggagatttttgaaagagacgttatataagcaagtaAGAGAGAAACAACAACTGCTCACAATATATAACTTGGATAGggagaatatatataatatttctttttttttttttttttggttttttagaCCAAAATTTTAGGGAATAAATATCacaaaaacctttttttattattattttaattaacacTTTcgtttttttcaaataaaaaaaaataagaccaAAAAGATCAAACAAGGCCTGAATATTAATTAcgttaattactaaaattattgAGGCATCCACATAATTACGAGCCATTATCATCATGCTAAGATTAATTAATCCTGGAAAAGGATGGTTGAAAGAGTTGACTATTTCGTTGGGTTTCACTTCGGaaatataaaaaggaaagaaaaattcaagcACTTTTAGATCAATCACTGTTATCGTAtattttagtaatattttaatctgTAAGCTTCCAATCTTTAAAGTCTTGCTACACGTGTGAAATGTATACACAAAATCATGGCTTCATCTTCTAGAATTTCATAAGAATTCTGAATGATTCAACAACCATTCCAAACTAGTCTATACTTTTATCAGTTTTAAATCCTATTTTAGTTTTGACCTTGTCTTTAATAATCAttcaagaaaatttcaaatctcaTACATTTATGCACTACAGatataaaaaaactataaagaGGAAATTCCTcgtttatttaattctaacaTGTGGAATGGAGATTCAACGTAGCCgcccaagcccatcactattggtagatattgtcccctttggattttccctttcgggtttcctctctaggtttttaaaacgcaggaggtttccacatgcttatgaagaatgtttcattttccgatctcacaatccaccccctttgggcccaacgtcctcgcttgCATTCATCTCCTTCTCATCTCACAatattgggggtcccacattgattggagaagggaacaagctCGCTACACccgaaaggaggtggattatgagatgagaaggaaacgagtgccagcaagaacgttgggccctgaaggaagtggattgtaagatctcacatcagtcaagaaggagaatgaaacattttttttacaagggtgtggaaacctcttcctaacatacacgttttaaaattcttgaagggaagttcgaaagaaaaaactcaaaaaagacaatatctaatagtggtgggtttggtttataacaatcaaatctatgatttttatgcaaaattcaaaataaaaatagagcGTTTAAAGAATTTAGAAAGATGTGATAAAAAGGGCGGAGAGAAAAGATGTGACGGGAAGATATGTGATGGAAGAACAGCTAAGATGGGGGCAAACTAGATAATGTAAAAAGATGGTAGTTGGTGAGCTGTTTGATCGGATGGAAGATACCAGAGGGAGGGGGCCTACAATTTGTTAGGTTTTCCAGGTTGCTGTGATGAAAGAAGGGGATTAAAACCCCAGCAAAGCTACCCATCTGGAGAACGGAAGCAAAAGCCCCAAATCCAGCTTTTTTGACCCTTTTTGACTTTGAAATGTTCATAACCAAAGTTTAGAAAGCCTCAAAATGAAGGGTTGAGGACCACACGCCCATGGCTTTCAGGTCTGTCCTATTCCTAGTAAGTTATTGATTTCATTTGCCAAAAGGCTATCGCTAATGAACCAGTCCAATGAAGCGGTTCCTTGTTGCTAAGACTGTTTGATTGATTTGAAGATTCCATTTCATTCAGATTTGCTTCACCCCAAccaatgaaattgaaatagacTATGAGAAAGAATAATGGCTCCAATTGGAAGAgtattgaaaaagaagaccGAGCAGGAACAGTGGAGATAAGTCTTTAAAGATTTTTGGTTCGAATTGGTCAAAGTTGCTGCTTTGTCCTTTTCCCAATtagaagttttctttttttctttttgtatcttCTATGGCTAGGGACACTGCTTTCCTCCCCCATTAGTAGTAATATTATTGGTGAAGATGGTTGGTAGGGAgtccacatcgactaattaaagAGATGATCATGAGTTCATAGGTAAGAAATACAGGCCTTTtgagaaaaccaaaagaaaaaacatgagagtttatgctcaaagtggacaatatcataccattgtggagtgTTCGTGATTCCTGACAATTACTATTACTCAAAAAGGGGTGGGTGAGAACAAAGTACAACCTCATCGGTGTTTACTATTATTCAAAAAGGGGTGGGTGAGAACAAAGTACAACCTCATCAGTGTAACTACTATTGAGTTCCTTAAATAATACGTAGAGTAAGAGGTTACCTCATGTGCAAGGGTACTAGAATCACCAAACAATGTATAAAGCAAACTGCTGGATCAGTACTAGTAGACACATGCATAATTGatgagtaataaataaaaggattGTTTGACTAAAACCTAACTAGCTGCTTTAGAACTAACTTAACATTATTGATATCAGTAGGAAGAGTACCGTTAAGAGAAGACAGCAGAGAGAAGTAGTCGGGAAAGGCCATTGATGAAACCATTTGGTGTGTCGTCGTTGACGTTAGCAACATACGCCTAGAAGATGCTACCTGAATCACACCATCTGCCT
This genomic window from Cucurbita pepo subsp. pepo cultivar mu-cu-16 chromosome LG01, ASM280686v2, whole genome shotgun sequence contains:
- the LOC111791097 gene encoding UPF0496 protein 4-like; amino-acid sequence: MPATDYQGSSAAWGVRRDQLYAMTDSPTSHEQDLDGFQRQVADRFLELASVGADDLLSLSWVQKLLDSFLCCQEEFKLILDSQKSLISKAPLDRLVADYSERSVKALDVCNAIRDGVEQLRQWQKLLEIVVSALDNCNHQKTLGEGQFRRAKKALTDLAICMLDEKDSHTSFLAHRNRSFGRNNVTKDPRSLGHFRSLSWSVSRSWSAARQLQSIGNNLAAPKATELLATNGLAVPIFTMNMVLLFVMWALVAAIPCQDRGLQVHFSLPRSFPWAASILQLHDRIVEESRKRDRRNSCGLLKEIHQIEKCTRLMNDLADAAQFPLAEEKEAELRQRVQELTGVCNTLRTGLDSMERQVREVFHRIVRSRTEGLDSLGRANHSE